One window from the genome of Ictidomys tridecemlineatus isolate mIctTri1 chromosome 12, mIctTri1.hap1, whole genome shotgun sequence encodes:
- the LOC144369181 gene encoding mitoregulin-like, with amino-acid sequence MADVSERTLQVSVLVAFASGVLLGWQANRLRRRNLDWRKQRLQDKLATTQKKLDLA; translated from the coding sequence ATGGCGGACGTGTCGGAGAGGACGCTGCAGGTGTCGGTGCTGGTGGCTTTCGCCTCCGGAGTGCTCCTCGGCTGGCAGGCGAACCGGCTAAGGAGGCGCAACCTGGACTGGAGGAAGCAGAGGCTTCAGGACAAGCTGGCGACGACGCAGAAGAAGCTGGACCTGGCCTGA